One genomic segment of Spirochaetales bacterium includes these proteins:
- the msrB gene encoding peptide-methionine (R)-S-oxide reductase MsrB, with translation MGLFLLITTVSCIGAGDNGHTAPRKIEWTGVKPSKEELMERLTPLQFDVTQNNGTEPPFRNEYWNNHESGLYVDIVSGEPLFSSRDKFDSGTGWPSFTRPFIAENVVEHRDVTHGMVRTEVRSRAADSHLGHVFEDGPAPTGLRYCINSAALMFIPAGRLEEFGFGEYTGSFKK, from the coding sequence ATGGGATTATTTCTTTTGATTACCACGGTGTCGTGCATCGGCGCCGGCGATAACGGGCATACCGCGCCGAGGAAGATCGAATGGACGGGCGTAAAACCGTCGAAGGAGGAATTGATGGAACGGCTGACGCCACTTCAGTTCGATGTGACGCAGAACAACGGAACCGAACCGCCCTTTCGGAACGAATACTGGAACAATCATGAATCAGGACTCTACGTCGATATCGTCTCCGGCGAACCCCTTTTCAGTTCGCGGGACAAGTTCGATTCCGGGACGGGATGGCCGAGTTTTACGCGGCCGTTCATCGCTGAAAATGTTGTCGAACACAGGGACGTTACCCACGGTATGGTCCGTACCGAGGTCAGAAGCAGGGCGGCGGACTCCCACCTCGGACACGTGTTCGAAGACGGTCCCGCACCAACGGGACTGCGGTACTGTATCAATTCGGCCGCGCTCATGTTCATTCCGGCCGGCAGACTGGAAGAATTCGGCTTCGGCGAATATACAGGTTCTTTTAAAAAATAA